The following proteins are co-located in the Vanessa atalanta chromosome 11, ilVanAtal1.2, whole genome shotgun sequence genome:
- the LOC125067165 gene encoding uncharacterized protein LOC125067165 produces the protein MLEGFTFAQTINRRYWYCSKRKIGCKARVRLGEDGRIIFAFNQHNHVPPRYHISSKDVLEFVPSNRGKGITLIYKGHTYAHIHTKTRWYCSKKAKGCKARLSTTAEGVLVEVLESYHNHEPPTLYRTNDGKVHRL, from the exons ATGTTGGAAGGTTTCACGTTCGCTCAGACTATAAATCGTCGATACTGGTATTGTTCTAAAAGAAAAATCGGCTGTAAAGCTAGAGTCAGACTCGGTGAAGACGGTAGAATAATTTTTGCGTTTAATCAACACAATCACGTGCCTCCAAGGTACCACATTTCGAGTAAGG ATGTTTTAGAATTTGTACCAAGTAATCGTGGGAAAGGTATCACACTTATATACAAGGGGCACACATATGCACACATACACACCAAGACACGCTGGTATTGTTCTAAGAAGGCAAAAGGATGTAAAGCAAGACTCAGCACTACCGCTGAAGGTGTTTTGGTTGAAGTTCTTGAATCATATCACAACCACGAACCGCCTACGCTGTATAGAACCAATGATGGAAAAGTTCATAggctgtaa